In a genomic window of Arvicanthis niloticus isolate mArvNil1 chromosome 8, mArvNil1.pat.X, whole genome shotgun sequence:
- the Ankrd16 gene encoding ankyrin repeat domain-containing protein 16 isoform X1 translates to MAPPGDPRRLCRLVQEGQLRALQAELELAGGCPGPEMARGSQGPAGDTLLHFAARHGRQDILAYLVEACSMDIEAANRDYKRPLHEAASMGHRDCVRYLLGRGAVVDSLKKADWTPLMMACTRKNLEVIQDLVEHGANPLLKNKDGWNSFHIASREGDPVILRYLLTVCPDAWKTESKIRRTPLHTAAMHGCSEAVQELLERCHYEPDCRDNCGVTPFMDAIQCGHLSIAKLLLEKHEACSSATDSLGAQALHRAAVTGQDEAIRFLVCGLGIDVDVRAKSSQLTALHYAAKEGQTSTVQTLLSLGADINSTDERKRSALHLACAGQHMACTRFLLQSGLKDSADLTGTLAQQLTRSVDILQDFDHDVKS, encoded by the exons ATGGCTCCGCCTGGGGATCCACGGCGCCTCTGCAGGCTGGTGCAGGAGGGCCAGCTGCGTGCTCTGCAGGCGGAGCTGGAGTTAGCTGGAGGTTGCCCGGGGCCTGAGATGGCCCGAGGCAGCCAAGGGCCTGCCGGGGACACCCTTCTCCACTTTGCAGCACGCCACGGGCGCCAGGACATCCTAGCGTACCTAGTGGAGGCTTGCAGTATGGACATCGAGGCCGCCAACCGAGACTACAAGCGGCCTCTGCACGAAGCTGCCTCTATGGGCCACCGGGACTGCGTGCGCTACCTCCTGGGCCGAGGTGCAGTTGTGGACTCCTTGAAGAAGGCGGACTG GACTCCTCTGATGATGGCTTGCACAAGGAAGAACCTTGAAGTGATCCAGGACCTTGTAGAACACGGTGCCAATCCACTCCTGAAGAACAAGGATGGCTGGAACAGTTTCCACATTGCCAGTAGAGAAGGCGACCCTGTGATCCTCCGGTACTTGCTCACTGTCTGCCCAGATGCTTGGAAAACAGAGAGCAAAATTAGAAGAACTCCTTTACACACTGCAG CAATGCATGGCTGTTCTGAAGCAGTCCAGGAGCTTCTTGAGAG GTGTCACTATGAACCAGACTGTAGAGACAACTGTGGTGTCACACCCTTCATGGATGCAATTCAGTGTGGCCATCTTAGCATAGCCAAGCTGCTCCTTGAAAAACACGAG GCTTGCTCTTCAGCTACAGATAGCCTGGGGGCCCAGGCTCTACACCGAGCAGCAGTCACTGGGCAGGATGAAGCCATACGATTCCTGGTGTGCGGTCTAGGCATCGATGTAGATGTGAGAGCAAAGTCAAGCCAGCTCACAGCACTTCACTATGCAGCGAAG GAAGGACAGACCAGCACAGTTCAAACTCTGTTGTCCTTGGGTGCCGATATCAACTCTACAGATGAAAGGAAACGCTCAG CCCTGCATCTGGCCTGTGCAGGTCAGCACATGGCTTGCACCAGGTTCCTCTTACAGTCTGGACTGAAGGATTCTGCAGACCTAACAGGCACCTTGGCCCAGCAGCTTACGAGGAGCGTAGATATCCTTCAGGACTTTGACCACGACGTGAAATCATAA
- the Ankrd16 gene encoding ankyrin repeat domain-containing protein 16 isoform X2, giving the protein MHGCSEAVQELLERCHYEPDCRDNCGVTPFMDAIQCGHLSIAKLLLEKHEACSSATDSLGAQALHRAAVTGQDEAIRFLVCGLGIDVDVRAKSSQLTALHYAAKEGQTSTVQTLLSLGADINSTDERKRSALHLACAGQHMACTRFLLQSGLKDSADLTGTLAQQLTRSVDILQDFDHDVKS; this is encoded by the exons ATGCATGGCTGTTCTGAAGCAGTCCAGGAGCTTCTTGAGAG GTGTCACTATGAACCAGACTGTAGAGACAACTGTGGTGTCACACCCTTCATGGATGCAATTCAGTGTGGCCATCTTAGCATAGCCAAGCTGCTCCTTGAAAAACACGAG GCTTGCTCTTCAGCTACAGATAGCCTGGGGGCCCAGGCTCTACACCGAGCAGCAGTCACTGGGCAGGATGAAGCCATACGATTCCTGGTGTGCGGTCTAGGCATCGATGTAGATGTGAGAGCAAAGTCAAGCCAGCTCACAGCACTTCACTATGCAGCGAAG GAAGGACAGACCAGCACAGTTCAAACTCTGTTGTCCTTGGGTGCCGATATCAACTCTACAGATGAAAGGAAACGCTCAG CCCTGCATCTGGCCTGTGCAGGTCAGCACATGGCTTGCACCAGGTTCCTCTTACAGTCTGGACTGAAGGATTCTGCAGACCTAACAGGCACCTTGGCCCAGCAGCTTACGAGGAGCGTAGATATCCTTCAGGACTTTGACCACGACGTGAAATCATAA